One Aegilops tauschii subsp. strangulata cultivar AL8/78 chromosome 7, Aet v6.0, whole genome shotgun sequence genomic window carries:
- the LOC141026801 gene encoding putative cis-zeatin O-glucosyltransferase, with amino-acid sequence MVPCAWLGSAGLSSIQFHKAYESPPSFVPAAPLPYGRSFVPGPPHVQVADVHRGRTRSARRPSGEPLSHPPPRSCRVPQAVKMNSFIVVEAVWLCNGEPFGLQCVVMSYNIGWGVATAGLIMNPAKRVEGTEAFCSCATEIRCWMTALKRWRRSGMSVWTGSTSSSRQLEILAHGNTAVFMSHCSWNSTMESPSHGKPILTRSSVGI; translated from the coding sequence ATGGTCCCGTGTGCATGGCTGGGATCCGCAGGCCTCAGCTCCATCCAGTTTCACAAAGCGTACGAGTCCCCGCCATCCTTTGTCCCCGCGGCCCCGCTCCCCTACGGCCGCTCGTTCGTTCCCGGACCACCCCATGTCCAGGTGGCAGATGTTCACCGTGGCCGCACGCGCTCCGCTCGCCGACCTTCTGGAGAACCTCTCAGCCACCCACCGCCGCGTAGTTGTCGTGTACCACAAGCTGTGAAGATGAACTCCTTCATTGTGGTGGAGGCAGTGTGGTTGTGCAACGGCGAGCCGTTCGGGCTGCAGTGCGTGGTCATGTCGTACAACATTGGATGGGGCGTGGCCACCGCCGGCCTGATCATGAACCCTGCCAAGCGAGTTGAAGGTACAGAAGCTTTTTGCAGTTGTGCCACTGAAATCCGCTGTTGGATGACAGCGCTCAAGCGCTGGAGAAGAAGCGGCATGAGTGTATGGACTGGCTCGACAAGCAGCAGCCGACAGCTGGAGATCTTGGCGCACGGCAACACGGCGGTATTCATGAGCCATTGCAGCTGGAACTCAACCATGGAGAGCCCGAGCCATGGCAAGCCGATTCTCACCAGGTCCAGCGTTGGGATATGA
- the LOC141026802 gene encoding uncharacterized protein — MAKDQRQSAGTDLQPDLLLLVLHHLTSLLDRVRAGTVCRSWRSAASLVPLTRLPWVVFGDGTLFDLANDSAPHPHYRLRLPDDCWRYSAGENMLFLVHQRDGSCSLMNALSGARADLPELAAILRTYNLRHRKPNELRRTPHDPDEPTMAIGKVVLSSAPDDPIVAVLLEDKIIVSTCRPAGESNSCLVVLAYEAVDIALFQGQIYALSRSHVLWNLKLINGHLDKPTPPGVEPKVRCGLDLIKNPRPWQQHEQDEEDVFKQDEEDVFADPLVELYLVESGGKLLMVKRWLRHPWMPCFPEGRRTFCLQVWEADMSEGQWKKLDGSLEGRALFVSRPCSKSLPVGHGVREDCIYFLKKLYVWRKPKAPLGDSGLYNVRDKTFTPLLRESMPSLPWKSGRFPSWFFHAQV, encoded by the coding sequence ATGGCGAAAGACCAGCGCCAGTCTGCAGGGACGGACCTGCAACCGGATCTCCTGCTCCTGGTCCTCCACCACCTCACGTCCCTCTTGGACCGCGTCCGAGCAGGCACCGTCTGCAGGTCATGGCGCTCCGCCGCCAGCCTGGTCCCACTGACGCGGCTCCCCTGGGTCGTGTTCGGCGACGGCACCCTCTTCGACCTCGCAAACGACAGCGCGCCGCACCCGCACTACCGTCTGCGTCTCCCCGATGACTGCTGGCGCTACAGCGCCGGCGAGAACATGCTGTTTCTCGTGCACCAGCGCGATGGCAGCTGCTCCCTCATGAACGCTCTCTCCGGTGCCAGGGCCGATCTCCCTGAGCTAGCTGCTATCTTGCGGACTTACAACCTCCGGCACCGAAAGCCAAACGAGCTCAGGCGCACCCCCCATGACCCAGACGAGCCCACGATGGCTATAGGAAAGGTGGTGTTATCTTCGGCGCCGGACGACCCCATCGTCGCCGTCCTGCTGGAGGACAAAATCATCGTTTCTACTTGCCGGCCGGCCGGAGAGAGCAACTCGTGCCTGGTGGTGTTGGCTTACGAGGCCGTCGACATTGCTCTGTTTCAAGGGCAGATCTACGCCCTCTCTAGGAGCCATGTCCTCTGGAACCTCAAGCTCATCAATGGTCACCTCGACAAGCCGACGCCGCCCGGCGTCGAACCAAAAGTGCGGTGCGGTTTAGATTTGATAAAGAACCCACGGCCTTGGCAACAACACGAGCAAGACGAAGAAGATGTTTTCAAGCAAGATGAAGAAGACGTTTTCGCCGATCCCCTGGTCGAGCTATATCTAGTTGAGTCTGGCGGCAAGCTGTTGATGGTGAAGCGGTGGCTCCGCCACCCATGGATGCCCTGCTTCCCGGAAGGTAGAAGAACTTTCTGCTTGCAGGTCTGGGAGGCAGACATGAGCGAAGGCCAGTGGAAGAAGTTGGATGGCAGCCTAGAAGGCCGGGCGCTCTTTGTGAGCAGGCCGTGCTCTAAGTCTTTGCCCGTCGGTCATGGAGTTCGAGAAGACTGTATCTACTTCCTGAAAAAACTCTATGTGTGGAGGAAGCCGAAGGCACCTCTCGGCGACTCTGGCCTGTACAATGTTAGAGACAAGACGTTCACCCCTTTGTTGCGTGAGTCGATGCCATCGCTGCCGTGGAAGAGCGGGCGGTTTCCATCATGGTTTTTCCATGCCCAAGTTTAa
- the LOC109737759 gene encoding protein FAR1-RELATED SEQUENCE 5-like, with amino-acid sequence MSDEGNEIEAEIGYDCDDGGSEDGSLSLDEDEHDGENYMSLDESYSGNIGGDDDNEDMDVDDSYAESGSHMEVEGYYEWNFFDDANDENDIDASYNDSSSKGEVGGACENDDDADGDECNFDTGYDEYQQESLDRHWTVTSTTFRTDEEAYDFYNDYAKKRGFSIRKDNLKYAKGIDAPRRLRRFLCSRAGKRQAKFCTMEGKKRRLRAETRCYCEAHLTVKLDRERSIWYVSSFSDDHSHTFARPDEVIYLRSHNQIKEYQKLEILAMAGAGLKKHWIYDNFVSRYGSYARAGFGGRKLYNMCYREKMKLLAKGDADTAIGIMMTRKARDPDFFFEYTVDAEGKLKNMFWCDSQSRRDYLDFGDVIIFDSTYKMNRYGMPFIPFVGLNNHRCTTVFGCAVVSDETEDTYVWVLQTFLRAHRQKKPRENMQKHLHHMSLKEFRALIYYATTHDEFEARWAVFRAKWESEKTETWLRRMYRKKRLWAASYLTGGFFLGMRSNQRSESLNSCLHMHLDSGMTIVDMVVHYENCIVRLRENESHDDCMSTQTLPVPVLDEFKCIKKAAARDFTAVNFYLLQKEMKKAADLEIINILSGAVSRRFIVAWKNKRQLRFKVDYTPTNSEETVKCSCDSMKRKGLPCKHVLYVLARLNVKDLPKCLVLRRFTKNARGGLPVKRTSDLFAWGWAGTEERTKYSELTILSAEENHAACHRPFLFDKLKAALEDVIANKDVEEEDYVRQHRVAQDDAFVPDQDHVFVGDPEKINKKGAPKGQNNKGRGKEPGVTKKVDLKVLMRNLLYAYAVYAE; translated from the exons ATGTCTGACGAAGGCAACGAG ATTGAGGCTGAAATAGGATATGACTGTGATGAtggcggtagcgaggacggatcATTATCATTGGATGAAGACGAACATGATGGCGAAAATTATATGAGTTTGGATGAGTCTTACAGTGGCAAT ATAGGAGGAGATGATGACAATGAGGATATGGATGTAGATGATTCATATGCTGAAAGCGGAAGCCAT ATGGAAGTGGAAGGGTACTATGAGTGGAATTTTTTCGATGATGCCAATGACGAAAACGATATTGATGCATCTTATAATGACAGCTCGAGCAAA GGAGAGGTTGGTGGCGCGTGCGAAAACGATGATGATGCCGATGGTGATGAGTGCAATTTTGACACTGGGTACGATGAATACCAGCAAGAATCACTGGACAGGCATTGGACGGTGACGTCCACGACGTTCAGGACAGACGAGGAGGCATATGATTTCTATAACGATTATGCGAAAAAGCGTGGATTCAGCATTAGGAAGGACAACTTGAAATATGCAAAGGGTATCGACGCACCTAGGCGCTTGAGGAGGTTTCTGTGTTCAAGGGCTGGGAAACGACAGGCCAAGTTTTGTACCATGGAAGGGAAGAAGCGCAGGCTGAGAGCGGAGACTCGGTGCTATTGCGAGGCCCATCTAACTGTGAAGCTTGACAGAGAGCGCTCCATTTGGTATGTCAGTAGTTTCAGCGATGATCATAGTCACACTTTTGCTAGACCGGATGAAGTTATATATCTTCGATCTCATAATCAGATAAAGGAATACCAGAAGCTCGAGATCTTAGCAATGGCTGGTGCTGGGCTCAAAAAACATTGGATTTATGACAACTTCGTTAGTAGGTATGGATCATATGCACGGGCTGGTTTCGGCGGGAGGAAGCTTTATAACATGTGTTATAGGGAGAAAATGAAGTTGCTAGCAAAGGGTGATGCGGACACTGCGATTGGTATCATGATGACGAGAAAGGCAAGGGATCCAGACTTTTTCTTTGAGTACACTGTTGACGCAGAAGGCAAGCTGAAGAACATGTTCTGGTGTGATTCTCAGTCACGTCGGGATTACCTTGACTTTGGTGATGTAATCATCTTTGACAGCACTTACAAGATGAATAGGTACGGAATGCCATTCATACCTTTTGTTGGTCTAAACAATCATCGTTGCACCACTGTGTTCGGTTGTGCTGTTGTGTCAGATGAGACGGAGGATACATATGTTTGGGTGTTGCAGACCTTCTTGAGAGCTCATCGTCAGAAGAAGCCGAG AGAAAACATGCAGAAACACCTCCATCACATGTCCCTTAAGGAGTTCAGAGCTCTTATTTACTATGCCACTACACATGATGAGTTTGAGGCGAGATGGGCAGTTTTTAGAGCTAAATGGGAGTCAGAGAAAACTGAAACATGGTTGCGTAGGATGTACAGGAAGAAAAGGCTTTGGGCTGCATCATATCTCACCGGTGGGTTCTTCCTTGGTATGCGGAGTAACCAGAGGAGCGAGAGTCTGAACTCTTGCCTTCATATGCATCTTGACTCTGGCATGACGATTGTTGATATGGTTGTGCATTATGAGAACTGCATTGTTCGGCTCCGTGAGAACGAGTCACATGACGACTGCATGTCCACACAGACACTCCCTGTACCAGTACTCGACGAGTTCAAATGCATTAAAAAAGCCGCTGCCCGTGACTTCACTGCGGTGAACTTTTACCTCTTGCAGAAAGAAATGAAGAAGGCAGCGGATCTTGAGATCATAAATATACTCAGTGGAGCCGTCAGTAGGAGATTCATAGTGGCATGGAAAAATAAGAGGCAACTGAGATTCAAAGTGGACTATACACCTACTAATTCAGAAGAAACAGTGAAGTGTAGTTGTGATAGTATGAAACGTAAAGGTCTTCCATGCAAGCATGTTCTCTATGTTTTAGCCAGGTTGAACGTGAAGGACTTACCTAAGTGCTTAGTGCTGCGAAGATTCACCAAGAATGCTAGAGGTGGACTGCCCGTGAAACGCACTAGCGATCTCTTCGCATGGGGATGGGCAGGTACTGAGGAGAGAACTAAGTACAGTGAGTTGACTATTTTGTCAGCGGAAGAAAATCATGCGGCATGTCATAGACCATTCCTATTTGATAAACTGAAGGCTGCTCTGGAGGATGTGATAGCAAACAAGGACGTTGAGGAGGAAGATTATGTGAGACAGCATAGGGTTGCACAAGACGATGCTTTTGTGCCGGATCAAGATCATGTTTTTGTTGGTGATCCAGAGAAAATCAATAAGAAAGGAGCACCGAAAGGGCAGAATAACAAAGGCCGTGGTAAGGAACCTGGCGTTACTAAAAAGGTAGACCTAAAGGTTTTGATGAGAAACCTCCTGTACGCCTATGCGGTTTATGCAGAATAA